In a single window of the Deltaproteobacteria bacterium genome:
- the gap gene encoding type I glyceraldehyde-3-phosphate dehydrogenase, with product MIRLGINGFGRIGRQVLKAILEKYPKTLQVVAINDLFDTETNAHLFKYDTNYGRFPDKIAVEKDRFYINNQPITCFAYRDPAAIPWDEERVQIVIESTGLFTTGPKAAAHLEAGAKKVIISAPAKEVDLTIVLGVNQEAYDPKKHHIVSNASCTTNCLAPPTLVVHQAFGIEKGMMVTVHSYTNDQRILDLPHKDLRRARAAGQNIIPTTTGAARALALVIPELAGRLDGYSLRVPTPTVSVVDLTVELKKEVQTGELREALKKAAQTHLKGIMACEEERLVSMDFKGNEHSSIVDLEFTQVLQGNMAKIVAWYDNEWGYSCRVADLAHLMDQKGI from the coding sequence ATGATACGTCTTGGTATAAATGGATTTGGTCGCATTGGACGACAAGTCTTAAAGGCCATCCTGGAAAAATATCCGAAGACCTTGCAGGTTGTGGCGATAAATGATCTTTTTGACACGGAAACCAATGCCCACCTTTTCAAATACGACACCAATTACGGCCGGTTTCCAGACAAGATTGCTGTTGAAAAAGACCGTTTTTATATCAACAACCAGCCCATCACCTGCTTTGCCTACCGTGATCCGGCCGCCATCCCCTGGGATGAAGAAAGGGTGCAAATCGTTATTGAAAGTACCGGTTTATTTACCACCGGTCCCAAGGCCGCAGCCCATCTGGAAGCCGGGGCCAAGAAGGTCATCATCTCCGCTCCGGCCAAAGAAGTCGATCTGACCATAGTCCTGGGCGTCAATCAGGAGGCTTATGATCCTAAAAAGCATCATATTGTTTCCAATGCCTCCTGCACCACCAACTGCCTGGCCCCGCCGACCCTGGTCGTTCACCAGGCCTTCGGGATTGAAAAGGGGATGATGGTTACCGTCCATTCTTATACCAATGACCAGCGCATCCTGGATCTGCCCCACAAGGATTTGCGGCGGGCCCGGGCTGCCGGTCAGAATATCATTCCCACCACCACCGGGGCGGCCAGGGCCTTGGCCCTGGTAATCCCTGAACTGGCCGGCCGTCTTGACGGTTATTCCCTGCGTGTGCCCACCCCGACGGTTTCCGTAGTGGACCTGACCGTGGAACTGAAAAAAGAGGTCCAGACCGGGGAACTCCGGGAGGCCTTAAAAAAGGCGGCCCAAACACACCTCAAAGGGATAATGGCTTGTGAAGAAGAACGGCTGGTCTCCATGGATTTCAAAGGGAATGAACATTCTTCCATCGTCGACCTGGAGTTCACCCAGGTACTGCAGGGCAACATGGCCAAGATAGTGGCCTGGTATGACAACGAATGGGGTTATTCCTGCCGGGTGGCCGATCTGGCCCATTTAATGGATCAAAAGGGGATTTAG
- a CDS encoding cupin domain-containing protein, protein MFIKDLKEGRYFQAADRSILCELIHPDREGVALQMGFSLAHAIVKPGESTLPHKLKSSSEIYYILEGEGIIHIGNEWSAVRMGQAVYIPPDARQFIRNTGQTDLTFLCLVSPQWKEGDEVLG, encoded by the coding sequence ATTTTTATCAAAGACCTCAAAGAAGGTAGGTATTTTCAGGCCGCTGACCGGAGCATCCTCTGTGAACTGATCCATCCCGATCGTGAGGGGGTCGCCCTTCAGATGGGGTTCAGCCTGGCCCATGCCATTGTCAAACCCGGAGAAAGCACCCTGCCCCATAAATTGAAAAGCTCGTCCGAGATTTATTATATCCTGGAGGGAGAAGGGATCATTCATATCGGGAATGAGTGGTCCGCTGTCCGAATGGGGCAGGCCGTTTATATCCCGCCTGATGCCCGACAATTTATACGGAATACGGGCCAAACCGATTTAACTTTTTTATGTCTGGTGTCTCCCCAGTGGAAAGAAGGAGATGAGGTGCTTGGTTAA
- a CDS encoding GAF domain-containing protein, with translation MKGKKMDYFAALYNVAKVINVSLDLPRVLEEIVRCVTETMGVKASSLRLLDPRKKKLLLAATHGLTTGYIRKGPVLVEKSGLDRKALKGESIWIKDAQTDKNFQYGGRAKEEGIKSVLVVPLGVGKKVIGVLRVYTDRVHEFSDKDRQFLEAVASLSAIAIENARLHQNLKTDCDLLNAYKFRLDDN, from the coding sequence ATGAAAGGGAAAAAAATGGATTACTTTGCCGCCCTGTACAATGTGGCCAAAGTCATTAATGTCTCCTTGGATCTTCCCCGGGTTTTGGAGGAAATTGTCCGCTGTGTAACCGAAACCATGGGGGTCAAGGCCAGTTCCTTACGCCTTCTGGACCCTCGAAAGAAAAAATTGCTCCTGGCCGCCACCCATGGCCTGACCACCGGCTATATCCGGAAAGGACCGGTTCTGGTGGAAAAAAGCGGTCTGGATCGGAAGGCCCTCAAAGGGGAATCCATATGGATAAAAGATGCCCAGACCGACAAAAATTTTCAATATGGGGGACGGGCCAAAGAGGAAGGGATCAAATCCGTACTCGTGGTTCCCTTAGGGGTGGGGAAAAAGGTCATCGGCGTCTTAAGGGTCTATACTGACAGGGTCCATGAGTTCAGCGATAAAGACCGCCAGTTCCTGGAGGCTGTGGCCAGTCTGAGCGCCATTGCCATTGAAAATGCCCGGCTCCATCAAAATCTGAAGACCGACTGTGATCTTTTAAACGCCTATAAATTCCGCCTGGACGACAATTAA